The DNA window TAAAAAAATCGTGATAACATGGATTATTACTTTACCAATTTCTGCTTTAGTTGCAGGAGTCATCTTCCAAGTACTTAACTTATTCTTTTAAATAGCAAACCCCTTGTCTTTTGGACAAGGGGTTTTATTATTCTATGATTAATCCTAAAGATTTTGCAAAGCCAATCGCTTGCTCGGTAGATACTTTACAGTCTGTGAGTTGGTCCAGAGAAACCGTGATTTGCTCATATGTGTTGGTGCTTAAATCTATTCCTTTTAAAGGGGTTTCGGTGAAGTTTGCGCCATCTAGCTCACACTTTTCCAAACTGACTTTGTCAAAAGTAGCTTCGATGAAATCAGAACGATTTAATGTTACTTGTTTAAACGCTACTTTTTTGAGTTTAGAAAAGCTCATATTTACATAATTTGCAACAGAGTCTTCTATTTTCACCTCTGTTAGTCTACTTTGAGAAATATTTGTACCTAACAACTTTGACCCACGGATTTCTACTCGGTGAAACACAGCATCTCCAAAATCTACGTTAGACAAATCACATTTTTCAAACAAACAATCAATAAATTCAACTTGATGAAAACGAACCCCTTCCATTGAAATATTTTGAAAATGTATTTGGTCAAACATAATTTTATCCTCTTGTTCTGCGTCTAAATGTAAAGATGTCACGATTCCTCCAGAAACGAAATTGTCTTCTAGAAGTGCCTCACTAATATTTAGTTCCATTAAAGAGCTGGATAGTTTAGGTGCCGTTATTTTCATTGTGTATTCCCCCCACTTTTATCATGATTCCATTCTAGCATTATATTAGTATGTTAACTCCTTTTTGCATTACAATATAAATAGGTTCACTTAAGGAGGAATATCGTGAAGTTTTTATCTAATATAGTGTTGCGTTATTATAAAGCAATACTTCTTGCTTGGCTAATATTGTTC is part of the Psychrobacillus sp. FSL H8-0483 genome and encodes:
- a CDS encoding pentapeptide repeat-containing protein, which translates into the protein MKITAPKLSSSLMELNISEALLEDNFVSGGIVTSLHLDAEQEDKIMFDQIHFQNISMEGVRFHQVEFIDCLFEKCDLSNVDFGDAVFHRVEIRGSKLLGTNISQSRLTEVKIEDSVANYVNMSFSKLKKVAFKQVTLNRSDFIEATFDKVSLEKCELDGANFTETPLKGIDLSTNTYEQITVSLDQLTDCKVSTEQAIGFAKSLGLIIE